Proteins encoded within one genomic window of Humulus lupulus chromosome 1, drHumLupu1.1, whole genome shotgun sequence:
- the LOC133783888 gene encoding uncharacterized protein LOC133783888 translates to MEPRSKMAGPSRLLDRDQVSSSPSHNSRHGGRNVFNLIARREISPRTKHIPRRNWGEASRRKVGSSSGSHSETARDSKRGLLSWVEAESLRHLSAKYCPLVPPPRSTIAAAFSPDGGSLASTHGDHTVKIVDCQTGSCLKVLSGHRRTPWVVRFHPLCPEILASGSLDHEVRLWDANTSECIGSCNFYRPIASIAFHAKGDLLAVASGHKLYIWNYDKRLPPNIVLKTRRSLRAVHFHPHAAPFLLTAEVNDLDSSDSQMTRATSLGYLRYPPPAVFVANFHSSDRLSFAAELAPMSLPFLSMPSLVMDDSRGELQQNIQNISSNSMRGESSALNQFQTDANTAEQYDSVVSPMETFPFVPPGSHFGVGDITDSSFPNNQTSDVMESDETLSLGRSRRGSFTNLDTVTVSGGRQSEHNQNNLGFTEPAQLHPILPSGDYAHWELPFLQGWLMGQSQAGLPSIISPNGGNRNSAQLTGSTSTSHLATHNVETMVASLAMPGSSSLSGVSGRSTMQNRFSNVRFSAPEPGNGPSPVTLREGGDAEPIINRVQSELATSLAAAAAAELPCTVKLRVWEHDILNPYSTLSSEKCRLSIPHAVLCSEMGAHFSPCGRFLAACVACMLPHMEADPGLQTVVQQDSGAATSPTRHPISAHQVMYELRIYSLEEKTFGSVLVSRAIRAAHCLTSIQFSPTSEHILLAYGRRHGSLLKSIVIDGETTLPIYTVLEVYRVADMELVRVLPSAEDEVNVACFHPFAGGGLVYGTKEGKLRVLQYNGPYGEQHCTRPN, encoded by the exons ATGGAGCCTCGCTCGAAAATGGCGGGACCCTCGCGACTTCTGGATCGGGACCAAGTTTCGTCCTCGCCCTCCCACAATTCCCGCCATGG CGGAAGAAATGTTTTTAACTTGATAGCACGGAGAGAAATTTCTCCAAGAACAAAGCATATTCCTAGAAGGAATTGGGGAGAAGCTTCCAGAAGGAAAGTGGGCTCATCCTCTGGGTCGCATAGCGAAACAGCAAGAGATTCTAAGCGTGGTCTCCTCTCATG GGTTGAAGCGGAATCACTTCGGCATTTATCGGCCAAATATTGCCCTTTAGTGCCTCCACCGAGGTCAACTATTGCAGCAGCATTTAGTCCAGATGGAGGATCTCTAGCTTCCACACA TGGTGACCACACTGTAAAGATAGTTGATTGCCAAACTGGTAGCTGCTTAAAAGTTCTAAGTGGTCATAGAAGGACGCCATGGGTG GTTAGGTTCCACCCATTGTGTCCAGAAATTCTTGCCAGTGGGAGTTTGGATCACGAAGTTCGCTTATGGGATGCAAACACGTCAGAGTGCATAGGATCTTGCAACTTCT ATCGACCTATTGCATCCATTGCTTTCCATGCCAAAGGGGATCTTCTTGCTGTTGCGTCCGGTCACAAG TTGTACATATGGAACTATGACAAGAGGCTTCCCCCAAATATTGTACTGAAGACACGGCGTTCCCTTCGAGCTGTTCATTTTCACCCACATGCTGCTCCATTTCTTTTAACAGCTGAG GTCAATGATCTTGACTCTTCAGATTCACAAATGACAAGAGCAACATCTCTGGGTTACTTACGATATCCTCCCCCTGCTGTTTTTGTGGCAAATTTTCATTCTAGTGACCGTCTCAGTTTTGCTGCTGAATTAGCACCGATGTCCTTACCTTTCTTATCAATGCCATCACTTGTTATGGATGACTCCAGAGGAGAACTACAGCAAAATATCCAGAATATTAGTTCAAATAGCATGCGGGGGGAGTCTTCTGCTTTAAATCAGTTTCAAACAGATGCAAATACAGCAGAACAGTACGACAGTGTAGTGTCTCCTATGGAGACTTTTCCCTTTGTTCCTCCTGGCTCTCACTTTGGGGTTGGAGATATTACAGATAGTTCTTTTCCTAACAATCAAACATCAGATGTCATGGAGAGTGATGAGACACTTTCACTTGGGAGAAGCCGTCGTGGAAGCTTTACTAACCTAGATACAGTAACTGTTAGTGGTGGTAGACAGTCTGAACATAACCAAAATAATCTAGGATTCACTGAGCCTGCACAACTTCATCCAATTTTGCCTAGTGGAGACTATGCTCATTGGGAACTACCTTTTCTGCAAGGATGGCTTATGGGCCAAAGCCAAGCTGGCCTTCCCTCAATAATTTCTCCTAATGGTGGTAATCGTAATTCAGCACAATTGACGGGTTCTACTTCAACATCTCATCTGGCAACTCATAATGTGGAAACAATGGTGGCTTCTTTGGCAATGCCAGGCAGCAGCAGCCTATCTGGGGTTTCAGGAAGATCTACCATGCAAAATCGTTTTTCAAATGTACGCTTCTCTGCACCTGAACCAGGTAATGGTCCTTCCCCAGTTACCCTTCGCGAGGGTGGTGATGCCGAACCCATTATTAATAGAGTCCAGTCAGAACTTGCTACATCATTAGCTGCTGCAGCAGCTGCAGAGTTACCATGCACTGTAAAGCTAAGAGTTTGGGAGCATGATATATTAAATCCTTATTCCACACTAAGTTCTGAAAAGTGCCGCTTAAGCATACCCCATGCAGTTCTCTGCAG TGAAATGGGTGCTCATTTTTCTCCTTGTGGGAGATTTTTAGCTGCCTGTGTTGCATGCATGCTTCCTCACATGGAAGCTGATCCTGGATTGCAAACTGTAGTTCAGCAAGATTCGGGGGCTGCAACTTCTCCAACTCGTCACCCAATCTCAGCTCACCAAGTTATGTATGAACTTCGGATATATTCGCTCGAGGAGAAAAC TTTTGGTTCTGTGCTTGTATCGCGGGCAATCAGGGCTGCTCATTGTTTGACTTCAATTCAG TTCTCACCAACTTCTGAACACATACTACTTGCCTATGGCCGACGTCATGGTTCTCTTCTTAAAAGTATAGTCATTGATGGGGAAACAACATTACCTATATATACTGTTCTGGAG GTTTACAGAGTTGCAGACATGGAACTAGTGAGAGTGCTTCCTAGTGCAGAGGACGAGGTTAATGTTGCTTGCTTTCATCCCTTTGCTGGAGGAGGTCTAGTATATGGAACCAAG GAAGGGAAGCTTAGGGTCCTCCAGTACAACGGTCCGTATGGCGAACAACATTGCACCAGACCAAATTAG